Proteins from a genomic interval of Psychrobacter urativorans:
- a CDS encoding ATP-binding protein, translating to MASSTYFIARLAQSLTEDTISILYMVLFAVSLVAVYIPAYFCVTNTERAKCDAHKLYNDNFHTVFLGKTHLLSSDELQSTATTTLAQESNYTLETVIDSIFDISALVLNVLFNVLVIAWFLDGTLLLGYAVGIIFASMFVHFRRHTLKMAAKTDQQSRLSLTAKLFDSWDNVVIFNKHNYTLYNNIVQKSFATAKNNSVKSTSIQHINSSLGMIILMLPVFVVTAFIFNKNWHDAATMAVLIATLPRQIQLLQMCYALIGYHTSIGVIKTMLDGILEVLKPTTVDLDTYIQANQIHVKQTGEIFNSTQLPKQGRVTLVGNNGVGKSCMLLKLKDHYQEQAYYLPAKHNLYFNYKTDKAHRGSTGQQLIKQIQEIREDDQSTIVMLDEWDAHLDKDNTQMIDQYLDELAQARLVIDVRH from the coding sequence GTGGCGTCATCAACGTATTTTATTGCTCGCCTTGCACAAAGTCTGACCGAGGACACTATTTCAATTTTATATATGGTGCTATTTGCCGTATCTTTAGTAGCGGTTTATATACCTGCATACTTTTGTGTCACCAATACAGAACGCGCTAAATGCGATGCTCATAAGCTGTACAATGATAATTTTCATACTGTTTTTTTAGGTAAGACCCATTTATTATCCAGCGATGAATTGCAGAGTACAGCAACGACAACACTCGCTCAGGAAAGTAATTACACCCTTGAGACGGTCATTGATAGTATTTTTGATATTTCAGCTTTGGTACTCAATGTCTTATTTAATGTGTTGGTCATAGCTTGGTTTTTAGATGGCACCTTACTGCTTGGTTATGCAGTAGGTATTATTTTTGCCTCAATGTTTGTGCATTTCAGACGACACACCCTAAAAATGGCTGCTAAAACAGACCAGCAATCACGGCTGAGTTTAACCGCTAAACTTTTTGACAGTTGGGATAACGTCGTTATTTTCAATAAGCATAATTACACGCTCTATAACAATATTGTTCAGAAAAGCTTTGCAACAGCCAAGAATAATAGCGTTAAATCTACCTCGATCCAGCACATCAATTCAAGCTTAGGCATGATCATATTGATGCTGCCTGTCTTTGTGGTCACTGCTTTTATTTTTAATAAAAATTGGCATGATGCTGCGACGATGGCTGTGCTAATCGCCACTCTGCCAAGACAAATTCAGCTATTGCAAATGTGCTATGCCTTGATTGGCTACCATACCAGTATTGGCGTTATTAAAACGATGCTAGATGGCATCTTAGAGGTTTTAAAACCTACTACTGTGGATTTAGATACCTACATTCAGGCAAACCAAATACATGTGAAGCAAACAGGGGAAATTTTTAATTCAACACAATTACCCAAGCAAGGTAGAGTAACGTTGGTTGGTAATAATGGCGTTGGTAAATCCTGTATGTTACTTAAGCTCAAAGACCACTACCAAGAACAGGCTTACTATTTACCTGCCAAGCACAATTTGTATTTCAATTACAAAACTGACAAAGCCCATAGAGGTTCAACAGGACAACAACTCATCAAGCAAATTCAAGAAATTAGAGAGGACGACCAAAGTACGATTGTCATGCTTGATGAATGGGATGCCCATTTGGATAAGGATAATACCCAAATGATAGATCAATATCTTGATGAGCTTGCCCAAGCAAGACTGGTAATAGATGTTAGGCATTGA
- a CDS encoding serpin family protein: MNNHNPIKTMTNKHIVSSLALSGLLLAITGCNNSFVNTKAAQTVTNIPSLPDKTKEQVDSKADSKDVPNTADDSASTSEGIDAVVNANNQFAVAMYQQLNGQSNQVDANVFFSPYSLTSAVAMLYATAEGNTKAQIQKTFYYPSLPILNPNSAALYNQFNKPSPNYKLNTINDLWLQQGRTPNQAYVDTVKRYYGGQINTLDFKNNTAAARQVINDKIAKHTNQMIPELLSKESVQPNTSAILTNVVYFKADWFSRFTVSGDMPFHYFDGTTSDVDMMFQNTDFKYSEDEQVQVVELSYKGNELSMLVVLPKSKEPSGMQTLVKNLSTTQINDWTKRLKQHDIKLNLPKFKIDEGYPMKAVLTDMGMPSAFGNQANFNVFKDSSPIAIDDIYHQAVIDVNEIGTEAAASTGAVSVDISGSMHPPVKFKADHPFMFVIKDNKTDAILFLGQVNKP; this comes from the coding sequence ATGAATAACCACAACCCAATCAAAACTATGACGAACAAGCATATCGTCAGTAGTCTTGCCCTTAGCGGCTTATTGTTGGCCATTACTGGCTGTAATAATAGCTTCGTAAACACCAAAGCTGCCCAAACAGTGACCAATATACCTTCCTTGCCAGACAAGACTAAAGAGCAAGTGGACTCTAAAGCTGATAGCAAAGATGTCCCTAATACTGCGGATGACTCTGCCTCAACATCTGAAGGTATAGACGCCGTTGTCAATGCCAACAACCAATTCGCAGTGGCTATGTATCAACAGCTAAATGGTCAATCAAATCAAGTGGACGCTAACGTATTCTTCTCACCTTATAGCCTAACCAGTGCCGTAGCCATGCTGTATGCCACAGCAGAAGGCAATACCAAAGCGCAAATTCAAAAAACCTTCTACTATCCGTCTTTACCCATTCTGAATCCAAACAGTGCCGCCCTCTATAATCAATTTAACAAACCCAGCCCGAACTATAAATTGAACACCATTAATGACTTATGGCTGCAACAGGGTCGTACTCCCAACCAAGCCTATGTCGACACAGTAAAACGCTACTATGGTGGACAGATCAACACGCTTGATTTCAAAAACAACACCGCAGCTGCTCGACAAGTGATTAATGACAAGATAGCCAAACATACCAATCAGATGATTCCTGAACTGCTCTCAAAAGAGAGTGTTCAGCCGAATACCTCGGCGATATTGACCAATGTAGTTTACTTTAAAGCGGATTGGTTCAGTCGTTTCACGGTCAGTGGTGATATGCCTTTTCATTATTTCGATGGTACAACTAGTGATGTAGATATGATGTTCCAGAATACTGACTTTAAGTATAGCGAAGATGAGCAAGTACAAGTCGTGGAGCTATCTTATAAGGGCAATGAACTATCGATGCTAGTGGTTTTACCAAAGTCAAAAGAGCCGTCAGGCATGCAGACGCTTGTTAAGAATTTGTCGACGACACAAATTAATGATTGGACCAAACGTCTAAAGCAGCACGATATCAAACTCAATCTACCAAAGTTTAAGATAGACGAAGGCTACCCGATGAAAGCAGTACTGACGGATATGGGCATGCCAAGCGCGTTTGGGAATCAAGCTAATTTTAACGTGTTTAAAGATAGCTCGCCCATCGCTATTGACGATATTTATCATCAAGCAGTGATCGACGTTAATGAAATAGGAACAGAGGCGGCGGCATCGACAGGTGCTGTTTCAGTAGACATATCTGGTTCTATGCATCCACCGGTAAAGTTTAAAGCCGATCACCCGTTTATGTTTGTGATTAAAGACAATAAAACCGATGCAATATTATTTTTAGGTCAGGTGAATAAGCCGTAG
- a CDS encoding tetratricopeptide repeat protein, which yields MKKRLATFLLTGLMLTGCHKVIDTQMSRPQNVVSAVKSAVEKEFEDLTVQANEGNAEAQYSLAVMYDDGEGTREDNAKAVEWYTKSANQGYDLAQYNLAIMYNDGEGVDQDRSKAIEWFTKSANQNYAKAQFELSRTFYNYDGKGTDEDYDKHLEWRAKAINQGIGPMKFIHGVPHRKSGRVRQNDAKVVEQWQKLANQGDAEAQFNIGNAYYEGKGVRQDYPKAIEWYTKAADQGYVPAQYQLGTIYSYGEGAPQDYAKAGKWYLKAANQGDARSQYNLGMMYLFSHGVRQNTVIAKKYFIKACENGYQLGCKNSNISD from the coding sequence ATGAAAAAAAGGCTAGCAACATTTTTATTGACTGGCTTGATGCTGACAGGATGTCATAAAGTCATTGATACTCAGATGAGTAGGCCTCAAAACGTAGTTTCAGCCGTAAAATCAGCTGTTGAAAAAGAATTTGAAGACCTTACAGTACAAGCCAATGAAGGCAATGCTGAGGCTCAATATAGCCTTGCAGTCATGTACGACGATGGCGAAGGTACACGCGAGGATAACGCTAAGGCCGTTGAGTGGTATACAAAATCTGCTAACCAAGGATATGATCTTGCTCAATATAACCTTGCAATAATGTACAACGATGGCGAAGGGGTAGATCAGGATCGCTCTAAAGCTATTGAATGGTTCACAAAATCCGCTAACCAAAACTACGCTAAAGCCCAATTCGAACTTAGTAGAACTTTCTACAATTACGATGGCAAAGGTACAGATGAGGATTACGATAAACATCTCGAGTGGCGTGCAAAAGCTATTAACCAAGGGATTGGTCCCATGAAATTCATCCATGGCGTACCACATCGAAAGAGCGGTCGTGTGCGTCAAAATGATGCCAAAGTCGTTGAGCAGTGGCAGAAATTAGCCAACCAAGGCGATGCTGAGGCTCAATTCAACATTGGTAACGCTTACTACGAGGGTAAAGGGGTACGTCAGGATTACCCTAAAGCTATCGAGTGGTATACAAAAGCCGCTGACCAAGGATATGTTCCTGCCCAATACCAACTTGGAACAATTTATAGCTATGGCGAAGGTGCGCCTCAGGATTATGCTAAAGCCGGTAAGTGGTATCTAAAAGCCGCCAATCAAGGTGATGCTAGATCTCAATATAACCTTGGTATGATGTACTTATTTAGCCACGGTGTACGTCAAAATACAGTTATAGCGAAAAAGTATTTTATCAAAGCTTGTGAAAATGGATATCAATTGGGCTGTAAAAACTCAAATATATCAGACTAA
- a CDS encoding tetratricopeptide repeat protein, with protein sequence MRKRLAAFLLTCIMLTGCNKAIDTQMNSIQNNVPTVKSDVEKDFEDLTVQANLGDASSQGQLGLIYYYGKGVPQDYSKAFYWLQQAANHGDKEMQGMLALMYEKGQGVGQNDTKAFKLYKNLADDGIDLYQSKIGDMYLKGKGTTQSDAKAFEWFNKAANQGDAAAQYSLGVIYAEGKGVPQDDTKAFEWTQKSANQGHAIAQRNLGVMYVKGEGVKQNIVSAKEWLGKSCDKGYQDGCDDYQKLNE encoded by the coding sequence ATGAGAAAGAGACTAGCAGCATTTTTGCTTACTTGCATCATGCTGACAGGGTGTAATAAAGCCATTGATACTCAGATGAATAGCATTCAAAACAATGTTCCAACCGTGAAATCGGATGTTGAGAAGGATTTTGAAGATCTCACAGTACAAGCTAATCTAGGAGACGCTTCAAGCCAAGGACAATTAGGGCTTATATATTACTATGGTAAAGGCGTTCCTCAAGATTATTCAAAAGCATTTTATTGGTTACAACAAGCAGCTAACCATGGAGACAAAGAAATGCAGGGAATGCTGGCATTGATGTATGAGAAGGGTCAAGGCGTGGGTCAAAACGATACTAAAGCATTTAAGTTATATAAAAACTTAGCCGATGACGGTATTGATTTATACCAATCAAAAATTGGAGATATGTATCTTAAGGGTAAAGGCACAACCCAAAGTGACGCTAAGGCTTTTGAGTGGTTTAATAAGGCAGCTAATCAGGGTGATGCTGCAGCTCAATATAGCCTTGGGGTGATATATGCCGAAGGCAAAGGCGTTCCTCAAGATGATACTAAAGCATTTGAATGGACTCAAAAATCAGCCAATCAAGGGCATGCTATAGCTCAACGCAATCTTGGGGTAATGTACGTCAAAGGAGAAGGAGTAAAACAGAATATCGTTTCTGCAAAAGAGTGGCTTGGTAAGTCTTGTGATAAAGGCTATCAAGATGGTTGCGATGATTATCAAAAACTTAATGAGTAA